Proteins encoded within one genomic window of Triticum aestivum cultivar Chinese Spring chromosome 2D, IWGSC CS RefSeq v2.1, whole genome shotgun sequence:
- the LOC123051771 gene encoding serine carboxypeptidase II-3-like — MRKAVLMLVLALVQCLALGCSTAAAARARQGDYLRRLRWSSSLAAVEEPTRATASRRPRSVPAAEVGRKEADRVDALPGQPRGVDFAQYAGYVTVDAAAGRALFYYLAEAVGCNGNGDGSSSKGKPLLLWLNGGPGCSSLGYGAMEELGPFRVMSDGKTLYRNPYSWNHAANVLFLESPAGVGYSYSNTTADYDRSGDNRTAEDAYAFLASWMERFPEYKGRDFYIAGESYAGHFAPQLAHAVLRHASPAINLKGVMIGNAVINEGTDKKGTFDFYWTHALISDETAAGVNQNCNFTNGAQSNDLCDQANDDVVENLRDIDNYNIYAPNCQTEGLVTPPITPSIESFDTCTSNYVEAYLNKPDVQKAFHANVTRLDHPWLACSEVLTRWIDSTTTVLPIIRELMKNNIRVWVYSGDTDGNVPVTATRYSINQLQLPVAAKWRRWFSSTKGAGEVGGYVVQYKGGLSLVTVRGAGHEVPSYQPQRALQLLQAFLAGTTLPDCKKC, encoded by the exons ATGAGGAAGGCCGTGCTGATGTTGGTTCTGGCGTTGGTGCAATGCCTCGCGCTGGGCTGCAGCACGGCAGCGGCGGCCAGGGCGCGGCAGGGCGACTACCTGCGCCGGCTGCGCTGGTCGTCGTCGCTGGCGGCCGTGGAGGAGCCGACCAGGGCGACGGCCAGCAGAAGACCCAGGTCGGTGCCGGCGGCGGAGGTCGGGCGCAAGGAGGCCGACCGCGTGGATGCGCTGCCCGGGCAGCCGCGCGGCGTGGACTTCGCGCAGTACGCCGGGTACGTGACGGTGGACGCGGCGGCCGGGCGCGCGCTGTTCTACTACCTCGCCGAGGCCGTCGGCTGCAACGGCAACGGCGACGGGTCGTCGTCCAAGGGCAAGCCCCTCCTCCTGTGGCTCAACGGCGGCCCCGGGTGCTCGTCGCTGGGGTACGGCGCCATGGAGGAGCTCGGCCCCTTCCGCGTCATGAGCGACGGCAAGACGCTCTACCGCAACCCCTACTCCTGGAACCACG CCGCGAACGTTCTGTTCTTGGAGAGCCCGGCTGGGGTGGGGTACTCGTACTCGAACACGACGGCGGACTACGACCGGAGCGGGGACAACCGGACGGCGGAGGACGCGTACGCTTTCCTGGCCAGCTGGATGGAGCGCTTCCCGGAGTACAAGGGCCGCGACTTCTACATCGCCGGCGAGAGCTACGCCGGCCACTTCGCGCCGCAGCTCGCCCACGCCGTCCTCCGCCACGCCTCCCCGGCCATCAACCTCAAAGGGGTCATG ATTGGGAACGCGGTGATCAACGAGGGGACGGACAAGAAGGGCACGTTCGACTTCTACTGGACGCACGCGCTCATCTCCGACGAGACGGCCGCCGGCGTCAACCAGAACTGCAACTTCACCAATGGCGCCCAGTCGAATGATCTCTGCGACCAAGCCAACGACGACGTCGTCGAGAACCTCCGGGACATCGACAACTACAACATCTACGCGCCAAACTGCCAGACGGAAGGGCTCGTCACCCCGCCCATCACCCCCTCG ATCGAGAGCTTTGATACGTGCACAAGTAATTATGTGGAGGCCTACCTCAACAAGCCAGATGTTCAAAAGGCGTTCCACGCAAACGTCACCCGCCTCGACCACCCCTGGTTAGCTTGCAG CGAGGTCTTGACACGCTGGATCGACAGCACCACAACTGTTTTGCCTATTATCAGGGAGCTGATGAAAAACAACATCAGAGTCTGGGTATACAG CGGAGACACCGACGGGAACGTGCCGGTCACCGCCACCAGGTACTCCATCAACCAGCTCCAGCTCCCCGTGGCCGCGAAATGGAGGCGGTGGTTTAGCAGCACCAAG GGTGCCGGAGAGGTGGGCGGATACGTGGTGCAGTACAAGGGCGGCCTCAGCTTGGTGACGGTGAGAGGAGCTGGCCACGAGGTCCCCAGCTACCAGCCGCAGCGAGCGCTCCAGCTTCTCCAGGCCTTCCTCGCCGGCACAACGCTGCCTGACTGCAAAAAATGCTAG